The following nucleotide sequence is from Borrelia puertoricensis.
CAAGAAAATCTTGACACAATTTTCTGATTTTAAAGAAGAGTATGATTATTTTTCCAAAATGTATTTCATGTTAGATACGGATCTTTCTGAAACTGTATTTAAATATATTCTTGCTAATTATAAAATAAATAATGAAAAATTTATTTTTGTCAATATTAAAGGGCAAGAGGAAACATTTAAGGATAATAATGATAATTTAATAAAAGTTGTTTTTCCTTATTATGGTGGAGCGGTTCTTAAGGAATCGATAGAAAATTTAAATAGAGATTTAATGGGTGAAGCTAGAAGTGAAGAGGTAATTAAAGTTATTGTTTTAAATGGCACTAAGACTGCTGGACTTGCAAGGAATGCGGCAGATATTTTTAAATCTTTAAAATTTAAGGTTGTAAGGGTTGGTAATGCAGATAGGCATAATTATTCTCATACTTTAATAATAAATAATTCAGATAATTTAGAGATCGCCATTAAGGTTGGGGATGTAATTGGAGCAAGGAACATTAAACCAATTTCTGAGTTTCGTGTAGATATTTTAGGACTTGATGTGCCTGATATGAGTCCTGATGTAATAATCATTTTGGGAGATGATTTTGATGGAAGATATGTTAAAAATATATGATGTTAAGAAATTATGTAAGATTATATCTGATTTTGGCGGGATTGATGTTTTAGGTATTAATGTTAGTTCTGTTTGTAATTGGGCTGATTTTTTTGTTATTGTTTCATGTTTATCATTTAAGCAAATGGAAGCTTTGTATACCGAAAGATTAATAACGTTTTTTAAGGAAAAGAATTTTAATTATTGTATTGATGGTAAAGGTTTTGTTCATGATTGGACAATTATTTCATGTGAAGGTTTAGTTGTACATTTAATGAGTGAAAAGGCCAGAGAATATTATGAACTTGAAAAGATATGGGATCAGGGAAAAATTATTTATCCTTGAGAGTTATTTAATTAAAAAAAATAAAAATATCGCAAGAATTATTTACAAAAAATTAAAAATATTCTAGATTTAAAACATGTATTTTAGGGAGGCCTAGGAGTGAATATTACAGATGTAAGAATTAGGAGAGTTGATAATAAAAATCCCGGTTCGAAGCTATTGGCATATGTGACAGTTATTTTTGATGATTGTTTGGTTTTGCATAATATCAGGGTTATTAGGGGGCAAAAAGGTGTTTTTATTGTTATGCCTAATAGAAGAACTAAGGTCGGAGAGTATAAAGACATTGTACATCCTATTAATCAAAATTTTAGAGAGATTTTGCAGAGTGCTATTTTTAAAGAATATGTGAAGGAAAATCCTTCAAGTCTTGAATTTGGATTAGGCTAATAAATATTATTGACAAAGTGTATTGTATTTTGTATCCTTTTGACTTATGGATAATTAAGTATTTGGGACGTGGACAAGTGGTAAGTCACCTGGTTTTGGTCCAGGCATTCGAGGGTTCGAATCCTTCCGTCCCAGTATTTGATATTAGGTTAGGAGTTTCATTGTGGATAGTAGTAGGATTTTAAAATATGAAAGTCGATTAAATTTTGGTTCTTTGTGTGCTCGTAGAATACGAGCAAAATCTGAGGTACCAGCTGTTGTGTATGGGAAAGAAAGTGATGTCCTGCATATCAAAATTGCAAGTAATGAATTTAATAAGAAATTTGCAAAATTTACAGGTAATACTGTTTTAATTTTAAGTGACGGAAAAGTCGAGAAATGTGTTTTTATTAAAGATGTGAGCGAAAATATTATTAAGGGACTTATTTATCATGTTGATTTTTATGAGGTTGATAGG
It contains:
- a CDS encoding LCP family protein gives rise to the protein MRKELFFLVLIILIVLGIVIFFVDSSKREQIYFELNTKSNISFLFLIEDDNDNLLSMQEIFINIKTGNVGFLDIPVYTGYEDLKGNVSWFEDLYKKDSFNEFLSKVSRQLNHEPDYYICFKKSSFVKFVDYIGGVRLLVKNPVKIYNLVRPILIPSGNSVFDGDKSYDYLSYFRDIASYDERFEFFKEFFKKILTQFSDFKEEYDYFSKMYFMLDTDLSETVFKYILANYKINNEKFIFVNIKGQEETFKDNNDNLIKVVFPYYGGAVLKESIENLNRDLMGEARSEEVIKVIVLNGTKTAGLARNAADIFKSLKFKVVRVGNADRHNYSHTLIINNSDNLEIAIKVGDVIGARNIKPISEFRVDILGLDVPDMSPDVIIILGDDFDGRYVKNI
- the rsfS gene encoding ribosome silencing factor — protein: MEDMLKIYDVKKLCKIISDFGGIDVLGINVSSVCNWADFFVIVSCLSFKQMEALYTERLITFFKEKNFNYCIDGKGFVHDWTIISCEGLVVHLMSEKAREYYELEKIWDQGKIIYP
- the spoVG gene encoding septation regulator SpoVG yields the protein MNITDVRIRRVDNKNPGSKLLAYVTVIFDDCLVLHNIRVIRGQKGVFIVMPNRRTKVGEYKDIVHPINQNFREILQSAIFKEYVKENPSSLEFGLG
- a CDS encoding 50S ribosomal protein L25/general stress protein Ctc; the encoded protein is MDSSRILKYESRLNFGSLCARRIRAKSEVPAVVYGKESDVLHIKIASNEFNKKFAKFTGNTVLILSDGKVEKCVFIKDVSENIIKGLIYHVDFYEVDRDRDIERDIAIKFVGASIGVKEGGTLSVLRTKIKVKALPLDLPEFVEVDLTPVKKGYQITFKDIVLPENVRLAEDDENLSILFVK